The DNA segment TGTCGGCAACAGCCGGATCGTCTCGGTCAATTACTCCCGCCTGCAACGCGTCATCAAGCGCGGCGACGCGATCCTCCTCGGCGACGGCGAGATCGAGCTGAAAGCGCTGAGCGTCAGGCGGAACGAAGCGGTTTGCCGAATCGTCGTCGGCGGCGTGCTGAGCTCCCACAAAGGGATCCATTTCCCTCACGGCAGCGTGTATCTCCCGTCTCTAACGGCTAAAGACAAGCGCGATCTGGCGTTCGGCATCGCGCACGGCGTGGACCTCGTCGCCCTTTCTTTCGTCCGGCGGCCGAAAGATATCGCCGCCGCCCGGCGCGAGATCAAAAAAAGGCGGGCGAAGATTCCGATCGTCGCCAAGATCGAGAAGCACGAGGCGCTGGAGCACCTCGACCCGATCCTGGAAGAAGTGGACGCGGTCATGGTGGCTCGGGGAGATCTCGGACTGGAAACGGCTTTGGAAAGAATCCCGGCGCTGCAAAAAATGATGATCCGCAAGGCGAACCGCTTGGGCAAGCCGGTCATCACCGCGACGCAGATGCTGCGCTCGATGGTGCAGAACCCGCGCCCGAGCCGGGCCGAAGTGGCCGACATCGCCAACGCCATTCTCGACGGCACGGACGCATTGATGCTCTCGGAAGAAACGGCCGTCGGCAATTACCCCATTTCTGCCGTGAGGACGATGACGCAGGTTGCGGCGGAGACCGAAAAAATACTCGAGCCGAGGGTTCAGTTCGACGGAGTGACGAGCAGCGTTCCCGAGGCGATCAGCCGCGCCGCCGTCTCGCTCGCGCAGGATCTACAGGTCAAAGCGTTTCTTGTTCCGACCACGTCGGGCAGCACGGCGCGCATGATCGCGCGCTATCGCCCGACACAGCCCCTGATCGCCATCAGTCCCGAGCCCGGCACGGTGAAACTGCTTTGTCTCGTCTGGGGCGTCCTGCCCTGTCTCATCCCTTCCTACAAGAGCACCGACGCGATGGTCCGCCTGGCGCAGAAAAAAGCCCTGGAATCGGGATATGTCAAAAAAGGAGATCTGGTCGCGGTCACCGCCGGACTGCCGCTCCATATAGCGGGCACGACGAATTTGATCACGGTTCAGGCGATAGAGTAGCCGGCGCTCGGCTTGTCACCATCGCCGGCAGCGTGCCTTTTTTGTTCCGTGAGGGATCTCGTGGGTGTGAATCGCCAGTAGTTAATGGGTGCGGTCGCTTGCTACCTTTGGGAAGGGCAGATTAAATAATTGCCCGCGCAACCGTCCGGCGCAGGTGACGGAAAACCTGGCGCTCTTCTGGCGTGAAAGTTATCCGAAACTCAAACAGCAACTCCAGCAATGGTACTCCAAGGACGGCCGACGCATGCGTTAGTTACCTATTCCCCAATCCTAGTTCCTTCCGAACTTGTTGCAGAGCTACACTCTTGCCTTTGCGGGCTCGGCGGATCATTGCCCAAAACTTCGGGCTGCGCTCTAAGAGATAGTCCTCCAGATCGTCTTCATCCTTGAGTCCCTGGATGGCTGCAACCGGTTTTCCTCGATTGGTAACAATCACAACATCTTTCTGAGAAAGTTTCAGAACCTTTGGGAAGGCGTTCTTTGCTTCATACGTCGTTAAAATCTTCATTTGATCTCCTTTTGGTAACACGACGGCGTTTCTGATTTATGTAATATCTGACTGATCTCCACTCGATCTTCCGCGACATCGTAGAACACGCGATAATCCTGCACTCTCAATCGAAACGTGGTTTGCTGTCTACCTCTTAGGCGTTTGATTGCGCCGTGTACTCTTTCAGGCTCCTCGCTCAAGTGCTTGTCGATCGCGTCAACAACGATGGCGGCATGATATCGTTTCATTTTCTTCAACTGCTTAATCGCGAGAGGCTTGAAGACAATTTCAAACATGGAAGATTTATTCTACAAATATACACTCGAAAGATGTGCGAATCAAATCTTAGAAAGCGATGCTTGCCACACTTTCGCAATTGCGAAAACGTGGCAAATGTCACTCAGGTTAAAAGAAGCGGGAATTGTAGACCGGCCGGACACAAGGGAAGCGTCCGCTACATTCGCACTCACGCGCTCGCGCCGAGCAGCCGCCCGGTCCAGGTGACCGAGAACCTGGCGCTCTTCTGGCGTGAAACCTATCCGAGACGGCAATCCAGCGGAAGCATCCTACGCACGAGCGGCGTCAATCCCAAACGGTTCG comes from the Candidatus Binatia bacterium genome and includes:
- the pyk gene encoding pyruvate kinase; this encodes MRRTKIVCTIGPASQSEKILTGLIQAGMDVARLNFSHGDHAFHLTTIRRIRRISRRLGRPVAILQDLQGPKIRIGAIEGDRARLQTGRRFTLTTRKIVGNSRIVSVNYSRLQRVIKRGDAILLGDGEIELKALSVRRNEAVCRIVVGGVLSSHKGIHFPHGSVYLPSLTAKDKRDLAFGIAHGVDLVALSFVRRPKDIAAARREIKKRRAKIPIVAKIEKHEALEHLDPILEEVDAVMVARGDLGLETALERIPALQKMMIRKANRLGKPVITATQMLRSMVQNPRPSRAEVADIANAILDGTDALMLSEETAVGNYPISAVRTMTQVAAETEKILEPRVQFDGVTSSVPEAISRAAVSLAQDLQVKAFLVPTTSGSTARMIARYRPTQPLIAISPEPGTVKLLCLVWGVLPCLIPSYKSTDAMVRLAQKKALESGYVKKGDLVAVTAGLPLHIAGTTNLITVQAIE
- a CDS encoding type II toxin-antitoxin system prevent-host-death family antitoxin — protein: MKILTTYEAKNAFPKVLKLSQKDVVIVTNRGKPVAAIQGLKDEDDLEDYLLERSPKFWAMIRRARKGKSVALQQVRKELGLGNR
- a CDS encoding type II toxin-antitoxin system RelE/ParE family toxin, whose amino-acid sequence is MFEIVFKPLAIKQLKKMKRYHAAIVVDAIDKHLSEEPERVHGAIKRLRGRQQTTFRLRVQDYRVFYDVAEDRVEISQILHKSETPSCYQKEIK